DNA sequence from the Myxococcaceae bacterium JPH2 genome:
ACAGCGTAACCGGCCCGGGCGCGCCAGAACACCCGCCGCCCGCTCGGCCCTCAGGAGGGCAGCGTCCAGTCGATGGGCTCGCGGCCCCGCTTCTCCAGCTCCGCGTTGACGGTGCTGAATGGACGGCTGCCGAAGAAGCCGCTCTTGGCGGACAGCGGCGAGGGGTGCGTCCCCTTGAGGATGACGTGCCGGCTCGCGTCGATGAGCGGCTCCTTCTTCTGGGCGTACTTGCCCCACAGGAGGAACACCACGGGCTCGGGGCCGGCGCTCACCGCGCGGATGACCGCGTCCGTGAAGTCCTCCCAGCCGTGGCCCGCGTGGCTGTTGGGCTCGGCCTGGCGCACCGTCAACACGGCGTTGAGCAGCAGCACCCCCTGCCGGGCCCACGGCTCGAGCGAGCCATCACGCGGCTTGGGCGCGCCCACGTCGCTCTGGAGCTCCTTGAAGATGTTCACCAGCGAGGGCGGCACCGCGACGCCCGGGTGCACGGAGAACGCCAGCCCGTTGGCCTGTCCCGGGCCGTGATACGGGTCCTGCCCCAGCAGCAGCACGCGCACCGCGCTCGGCGGCGTGAGCTGGAAGGCGGAGAACAGCTCGTCCTCGGGCGGGTAGACGGTGAATTGCTCGCGCTCCTCGGCCACGAAGCGCTCCAGCTTCGCGAAGGACGGCGAGGCCAACGCCTCGCGCAGGAGCTGTTTCCACTCATCGGGCAGCCGGTCCGCCAACATGGGTTCCTCCAGGGGGCGGGCATTGAAGCACCCGTCCCACCTGCCCGCTCGCTTCTTTTCGCGCGCGGGGGTCCCAGTGGACGCGGCGGACATTTGGGCTCGGGGAGCGGGGCGCGCTAACCTGCGGCCGCCATGTCGATGTACAACGAGTCACTCCGCGCCTTCCTCAAGCCCGTCCTCCCGTACCTGGACGACGAGTCGGTGTCGGAGATCATGATCAACGGCCCCACCGACGTGTGGATTGAACGCAGGGGCCAGCTGACGCACACCGACGCTTCCTTCACGGAGGAAGGCCTGCTGGGCGCCGCGCGCAACATGGCCCAGTTCGTGGGCCGCATGCTCAACGAGGAGCGGCCTCGCCTGGATGCGCGCCTCCCGGATGGAAGCCGTATCCACGTGGTGATTGCGCCCATCGCGCGCAAGGGCACCACCATCTCCATCCGCAAGTTCTTCAAGGAGAAGCTGACGATTGACGCGCTGTTGCGCTTCAAGTCGCTCACCAAGCCCATGGCGCGCCTCATCGAGGCGGGCATCGCCACCAAGCTGAACATGCTGGTGGCGGGCGGCACGGGCTCCGGCAAGACGACGCTGCTCAACATCGTCTCGTCGCTCATCCCCGACGAGGAGCGCATCCTCACCATCGAGGACTCCGCCGAGCTTCAGCTCAACCAGACCCACGTCGTCCCCTTCGAGTCCCGGCCCGCCGACAAGTTCGGCAAGGGTCAGGTGGACATGGGTGACCTGCTCCACTCGGCGCTGCGTCTGCGCCCGGACCGCATCGTGGTCGGCGAGGTGCGCGGCGGCGAGGCCTTCCACCTCATGCAGGCCATGAACACGGGCCACGGCGGCTCGCTGGCCACGACGCACGCGAACACGCCCACGGACACGCTGCGCCGCATCGAGTCCCTGTGCCTCATGTCCGGCGTGGAGCTGCCCATGGTCGCCGTGCGCGCCCAGGTGGCCAGCGCCATCAACTTCATCATCTGCTGCGAGCGCTACCATGACGGTAGCCGCAAGACGAGCGCCCTGTCCGAGGTGCTGCCCCTCAACGAGAAGGGCGACTACCGCACGCAGGACATCTTCGTCTTCACGCCCGTCACCAAGGACGAGGACGGCCACATCCTCGGCTACCACGCGCCCACGGGCATCATCCCCAACTTCGTCGCCAAGGCGCGCGCGTACGGCTTCGGAGACCTGGAGGAGTCCTTCTTCGACCCCGTCACCTACGGCCTGCCGCCTCCGCCGGTCTTCCACGCGGGCGAGTCCTACACCGTGCGCTGGGCGCCCTCGCTGAAGCACCGCGAGTCCGGTCACCCGGATCCGGACAACTACAAGACGGAGTGGGCGCGCTTCGAGCAGCGCCTGCGCGACGAGGCCCGCGACGCCAAGGCCGCCGCGCCCAAGCCGGCGCCCTCCGCGCAGGTGCAGGTCCCCGCCGCGCTGCCCGCGGGTGCCGCCCGCCCGCCGCCCGCCAAGCCCGCCGCGGCGACGCCTCCTCCCGCGAAGCCCGCCGCGCCGCCGCGCCCGCCTCCCGCGGCGAGCGATGACGACAAGACGCCGCCGCCCACGCGCAATCCCTTCGGGCGCGCGGACGCCGCCGAGGAGTCCACCAACGCCGGCCCGCTGCCGTCCGAGGCCAAGGTGGAGGTGTCCGAGGACCTGCTCGCCGACGACCCCAGCTCGCGGCCCCCCATCCCGCGCCGGCCCGCCCCAGCAGCGCTGCGGCCCTCTCCCGGCACGCCCCCGAGCGCGCGCCCGGCCATCCCGCCGCGCCGCCCGCCGCCCGGCATGCCGCCCGCGCGGCCCGCTGCCGAGTCCCTGGATGACGAGGGCGACGACGACGTGCTGCCCGAGCCGCAGAGTTCGGAGAAGACGCAGATTCGGCCCGCGCCGGATCGCTCGCGTCGGTAGCGCGGCGCCCGACGCCCCACGTTGCCTGGGCGCGCGGACCTTCGCGTCCGCGCTCGGGCCATGCCCCCACGCCACGGGTGCGCTCCGTGAAGGACGCGCGGCATGCTCGGCCTGAGGTGGGGACCTGTCGCACTGTCATGCGAACGGGTCCGCGTGGCGTGAGCATGCACCGTGTCCTTGCGAGACGGGCAAGTCGGGGAGAAAGTGGCCGACGTGTTGATTCCGCTCCTCGTCGCGCTCACCGTGGCCGCCGCATCTCCCGAGGCCCCCGTCACCGTGCTGCTGGCTCCTCCGGATGCGTCGGGGGTTCCCAGGCACATCGCGGAGTTCGCCCAGGAGCACGTGGCCCAGCAGCTCAAGTCGCGCGACCTCCAGGTGGTGCGCATCGAGGAGGTCACTCGGAAGATGACCGCCCGGCAGCGCAAGGCCGTGCTGCGGTGCGATCGCACCGAGGCCGGGTGCATCGTGTCGCTGGGCACGGCGGGGAAGACCGAGGTGGTGATCGTCTCCGAGGTGGTCCCCTTCCTCAGCGGCTTCCGCGCCGGCATCCGCGCCTATCAGGCGCGCGACGGTCAGCTCCTCGCCGCGAATCAGGTGTCCGGAGTGAAGGAGGATCAGCTCCTGGATGGGCTCACGCAGGCGCTCGACGTGGTGGTGCCGAAGGTGAAGAACACGCTGCGTCCGCCGCCTCCCGTGGTCGCGCCGCCTCCGGCCCCCGTGGCCGCCGCGCCGTCGCTGGTCGTTCCGCCCCAGCCCGTCGTTCCCGTGAAGCCGGAGCATGCCGCGCCGACGCACACGTGGAAGACGCCCACGGGCATCGTGGGCGTGAGCGCGGGCGCGCTGGCCATCGCGGCGGGCGTCTACTTCGGCACGCAGGCGAAGAGCTCGCGCGACGACATCGACGCGGCCTACCGCGACCCCTCGGGCCCCACGCAGGAGGAGGTGCGCGGCTCGCTGTCGAACCACTACGAGGACCTCAAGCGTCAGCGCACGTTGGCCCTGGCCAGCGGTGGCGTGGGACTCGTGCTGGCGGGCGTGGGCGCGTACCTGTGGCTCTCGGATGGCCCTCCCGAGCGCGCGGGCAGCACGCGGGT
Encoded proteins:
- the ung gene encoding uracil-DNA glycosylase, which translates into the protein MLADRLPDEWKQLLREALASPSFAKLERFVAEEREQFTVYPPEDELFSAFQLTPPSAVRVLLLGQDPYHGPGQANGLAFSVHPGVAVPPSLVNIFKELQSDVGAPKPRDGSLEPWARQGVLLLNAVLTVRQAEPNSHAGHGWEDFTDAVIRAVSAGPEPVVFLLWGKYAQKKEPLIDASRHVILKGTHPSPLSAKSGFFGSRPFSTVNAELEKRGREPIDWTLPS
- a CDS encoding CpaF family protein, with the protein product MSMYNESLRAFLKPVLPYLDDESVSEIMINGPTDVWIERRGQLTHTDASFTEEGLLGAARNMAQFVGRMLNEERPRLDARLPDGSRIHVVIAPIARKGTTISIRKFFKEKLTIDALLRFKSLTKPMARLIEAGIATKLNMLVAGGTGSGKTTLLNIVSSLIPDEERILTIEDSAELQLNQTHVVPFESRPADKFGKGQVDMGDLLHSALRLRPDRIVVGEVRGGEAFHLMQAMNTGHGGSLATTHANTPTDTLRRIESLCLMSGVELPMVAVRAQVASAINFIICCERYHDGSRKTSALSEVLPLNEKGDYRTQDIFVFTPVTKDEDGHILGYHAPTGIIPNFVAKARAYGFGDLEESFFDPVTYGLPPPPVFHAGESYTVRWAPSLKHRESGHPDPDNYKTEWARFEQRLRDEARDAKAAAPKPAPSAQVQVPAALPAGAARPPPAKPAAATPPPAKPAAPPRPPPAASDDDKTPPPTRNPFGRADAAEESTNAGPLPSEAKVEVSEDLLADDPSSRPPIPRRPAPAALRPSPGTPPSARPAIPPRRPPPGMPPARPAAESLDDEGDDDVLPEPQSSEKTQIRPAPDRSRR